The genomic interval CACGAGATCGCTTTTGCCAACAAGGAGGAATAATGATCAAGAAGGTCGTCGCCGCTGCGGCTGCCACCGGTGGCCTGGTTCTCGCGGGTGCGGGTCTGGCCGTCGCCGACTCCGGCGCTCAGGGTGCCGCTGTGCACTCCCCGGGTGTCGTTTCCGGCAACGTCATCCAGGTTCCCGTGCACGTCCCGGTGAACGTGTGCGGCAACACGATCTCGGTGATCGGTCTGCTGAACCCCGCCTTCGGCAACACCTGCGTCAACAAGTGACGTCGTCCCTCTGAGGGGTGACCACATCCTCGGCCCCGGAGCGCGCGCCATGCGCTCCGGGGCCGATGGTCTTTGTGCGAGAAATCGCGCGAGAAATTCAGTCAGGAATGAAGGCAGGGGGGAATTCAGAAATGCGACAGGTTACCCGCAAGAGCTTGATGACCGTGGCGGCCGCGACCGGGGTGATCGCCGCCGCGGGCGGTGTCGCCCACGCCGACTCGGGCGCGCGCGGCTCCAGTTCGGACTCGGCAGGCGTACTGTCCGGCAACACCGTGCAGGCACCGGTGCATGTGCCGGTCAACGTCTGCGGCAACACCGTGAACGTGGTGGGGATCCTCAACCCGGCGGTCGGCAACAAGTGCGCCAATCCGGGTGGGGGCGGCGGAAGCGGTCACGGGAGCGGCGGCCACGGCTCGTCGGGTGGGTACGGGGACTCCGGTGGGTACGGCGACTCCGGGGGCTACGGCTCGTCGGGCGGCCACACCGGCTCCGGCGGACACGGCGCGCACGGCGGCTCGGGGGGCTCGCACGCCGGCGGACACGCCTCGAACTCGCCCGGCGTCGGCTCCGGCAACCACGTCCAGGTACCCATCGACGTACCGGTGAACGTCTGCGGCAACAGCATCGACGTCATCGGCATCGGCAACGCCGTCACCGGCAACGACTGTGCCAACGGCGGGAGTTGGAACGGCGGCGGCCATGACCACGGGACGCCTCCGGGGAGCGGCGGTCACCATGGAGGTGGTCACCACGGTGGCGGCCACGACCACGGGACTCCGCCCGACGGTGGCGGTCACCACGGCGGCGGTCACCACGGGACCCCTCCGGGCGAGGGCCATCACGGTCACCACCCGGGCGGCGGTCATCACCACGGCACGCCTCCCGGCCACGGCGGTCACGGGACCACCCCGCCGGGAACGCCGGGTCACCCCGGCACGCCCAGCCACCCGGGAACTCCCGGCACGCCCACCCACCCCACCTCGCCGGGCACCTCGCCGATCAAGGGCGTTCACGCGCCGACCGGTTCCGCGCACGTGACGCAGCCCGGTGCGCAGTCCGCCGTCCAGACCCCGGGCGGCGCGCATCTCGCGCACACCGGCAGCGAACTGCCGCTCGGCCTCGCCCTGCCGGTCGGCGCGGGCGCGCTGCTCGCGGGCGCGGTGCTGTACCGCAAGGCGCGCGCCTCGGTGTGACTCCCGGGCACATGTGACCCGAGGCAGGTGGATCGGAACATGTGAACCGGGACATGTGATCCGCGCGACGGAGGGGCCCCGCACCGTCGGGGCCCGCTCCGTCGCGTCCGGCTCAGCTCACCACGTGGCGCGCACCTGGCGGATGATCCGCCGGCGCAGCCGCACCCTGCGACTGCCGTCGCGCAGCAGGCTCAGTCGGTCCAATTCCCAGTGTCCGTACTCGGCATGGTCCGTCAGCAGACGTGTGGCGTCCTTGCGGGAGACCCCGCGCGGTACGTACACGTCGACAAATTCGTATTCCGGCATCGCATCTATTGTGCGGGCAGAGCCCCGGTACGGATAGCGTCTGCACTATGTCTGATGCTGCGCAGCCCACCGCTGCCGAGGTACGCGCCGCCGCCGAGGCGGTCAAGACCGCGCTCGACCGCCACCTGGCCGCGGTCGAAGGCCGGTCGGGGGAGGACGACCCGGCCGTCTACGAGGCGTTCAACCAGCTCGCCGCGGCCGCCGAGGTCTACGACGAGCTGCTCTACGACCGTTATGACGAGGTCACGCCTTTCGAGATCCCCGGTACGGACGACTCCCTGCCGCCGTACACCGGCCCCGAGGAGCCGAACGCGGTGAGCGTGCTGATCCGCCGTGACTACGCCGTGGCGGAGCCGCAGCGGCTGCTGGCCCAGGCGCAGCGGGTCGAGGCGGCGGTCGGCGACGGCACGGGCACGGAGGCCTCCGGCACGATCCACGGTGCGCTCGGCATCCTCTTCGACGAGTTCGAGGCGGACGAGATCGCCTCCCGGCCCAAGGAGTTCGGGCTGGAGGAGGGCGACTCCACGCTGTGGGTGACCGCAGCCGACGAGACGGCCGAACCCGGCGCCTGGCTGGAGGCCCCCTTCGAGGGCGTCGATCCGCAGCGGGTGGTGTGCCGCTTCGACGTCAGCGCGGTCTTCGATGACGAGATCAACGACGAGATCGACGACATCGACGAGGTGGACGAGGCCGAGGACGAACTCGATCCCGACCTGGACGCCGATCTCGACGAGGACGAGGACCTGGAGGCGCTGGAAGCGGACCGCTGATCCGCGCCGCGCCCGGCTGTTGGGACCACGACGGCGGCGGTCACCGAGGGACTGACTTCCTCGGTGACCGCCGCCGTCCGTCGTCCGTGTCGTCCGGGCTCAGACCCCCGCCGGGACCTGCGGTCGCAGCAGCACAGGCAACCGGGTCGTACGCGGCTTGGCCGGGACCTCGGCGACGGCCCGGGGCAGCGCCTGGTCCACGCCGTGCACCACGGACAGATGCCGGTCGGCCCGGCTGAACGCCGTGTACACCCACGGCCGGCTGAGCGCCTGCGCCGCGTCCCCGGGCAGCACCACGACCACCGCGGGCCACCGCACCCCCACGGCCTGGTGCGCGGTCAACGCCCACCCGTGCCGCACGGACTGCTCGACCCGCTCCTTCGGTACGACGACGGGGCCGCCGGCGCACGCCAGGTGCAGCCCCTCGGCGTCGGCGTTCACCACCCGGCCGGGAACCGTACGACCCGGGGCGGGGGAGTACGCGATCCGGTCACCGGGGTCGAAGCCGCCGAAGCGGCCGGGCCCGGGGTTGAGCCGTTCCTTCAGCGCCACGTTGAGGGCACGGGTGCCGGCCGCGCCGCCGTGGCCCGGGGTGATCACCACCGTCTGCTCGGATGGGACGCCGATCACCCGGGGCACCGAGTCGGCGACGAGCTGCACGGTCCGGTGCACGGCCTCGCCGGCGTCCCGCACCGGCACGATCACGACTTCCTTGCCGGGAGCCTCCACCTGGTTCAGCTCACCGATACCGATGCCCGAGACCAGCTCGCCCACGGGACCGAGATCCGGCCGCCGCGACACGACCTGGGGGCAGGCCTTCGACGCGAGCAGATCGGCGAACACCCGCCCGGGCCCGGCCGACCACAACACCCCGGGGTCACCGGCCAGCACCAGCCGAGCCCCGTCCGGCAACGACTCACTGACCAACGCCGCCGTCTCGACGTCCAGTTGAGGCGCGTCCAGCACGACGAGCAGATCCAGATCGAGGGCACCGTCCGCGTCCCGCCCGGGGCCCTCGGCACCGGACAGGAGCCCGGCGACGGTGGCGGCGCGGGGGCCGTCGGTCGACACGGCACCTTCCGACTCCGCGGACGCGGGACCCTCCGACTCCGCGGACCGCGTCAGCAACGCGGCGAACCGGTCCCGCCCGACCGGACTGTGGGCGGCGGCCCAGACACGCAACCCGAACCCCGCCGCCGCGCGGAGCAGCGCCGCCGGTTCCTCCAGGGACGCCTCACCGCCGGTGTGGAGGACCAGCCCATGACCCGCGACCGCGCGGATCAGCTCGCCGGTGGAACCCTTGGCGGCACCGGCCTGCTCCCAGTCCGCCGCCGAACCGTCCTCCTTCGGCACCGAGTTGATCAGCTTGGCGAGTCCGTCGGCGAGGCTCTCCTCGGCGAGCGCGTACCGCTCCAGGCCGATCAGCACGCGGACCGGACGCTCCTCGGCCTCCTCGTCGGACGCGTCGTCCGTGCGCTGCACCGGGACCGCGGGCTCGTCCAACGCGTCCTGGAAGACCAGCACTTCACCCTCGGCGATGGCGCTCTGCGTCGCCGCGTCCGGGTCGGGCACCCCTTGCTTGGCCATCGCGGCCGTCAACGCCGCCGCCTCCAGGGCCGTGTGACCGGCCAGGGCCGCCTGCTCCAGGAGCCAGCCGATGACCGCGCGACCCCGCCGCTCGTCGTCCGGCGCGCACTCGGCGCCGAGCAGCGCCCGCGCGAACCCGTCGGCCTGCTCGGGCCGTACCCCCGGGACGCGCAGCAACTGCCAGGGGTCCTCGCGGAGTTGATCGTCCCCGCCCTCGCCGAGCGCCGCCGCGACCTGCGCCGCGAGTGTCTCGGGCGCGCCGCCCTCGGCCAGCACACGGCGTACGGACTCGACGGTCTCGGTCGCGGGGGCGCCGGGCTCGGTCGGGACGGGCTGTGGCTGTCGCACCGTTTCGGGGGCGGCCGATCGGCGCGGGGCGGCGGGTTCCGGCTTGGCGAAGGGGGTGGTCACGGGCTTCTCGCCGCTCTCCACGGCCCGTACCGCCGCGAGCAGATCGGCGGCCGTGCCGGTGAGCTTGGTCCCGGCCGCGATGGGCCCGGCCTTCTCCGCTTTCCGCCGCTCGATGCGCTCCCGCTCCGCCTGCTGCGCCAGCAACTCGGCGGCGGCCTCGGACAGTTCGGGGGCGGCGGCCTCGGCCTTGGCCTCACCGGTGCCGTCGGTGCCTTCCGCGGCCGGGTCCTCCCCGGTGCTCTCAGGAGCCGTGCCTTCGGTGCCCGAGGCTACGTCCGCCCCCGCGCCCTCGGCGTCCTCCACGGCGTCCGT from Streptomyces sp. NBC_01288 carries:
- a CDS encoding chaplin — translated: MRQVTRKSLMTVAAATGVIAAAGGVAHADSGARGSSSDSAGVLSGNTVQAPVHVPVNVCGNTVNVVGILNPAVGNKCANPGGGGGSGHGSGGHGSSGGYGDSGGYGDSGGYGSSGGHTGSGGHGAHGGSGGSHAGGHASNSPGVGSGNHVQVPIDVPVNVCGNSIDVIGIGNAVTGNDCANGGSWNGGGHDHGTPPGSGGHHGGGHHGGGHDHGTPPDGGGHHGGGHHGTPPGEGHHGHHPGGGHHHGTPPGHGGHGTTPPGTPGHPGTPSHPGTPGTPTHPTSPGTSPIKGVHAPTGSAHVTQPGAQSAVQTPGGAHLAHTGSELPLGLALPVGAGALLAGAVLYRKARASV
- the chpH gene encoding chaplin ChpH — its product is MIKKVVAAAAATGGLVLAGAGLAVADSGAQGAAVHSPGVVSGNVIQVPVHVPVNVCGNTISVIGLLNPAFGNTCVNK
- a CDS encoding helix-hairpin-helix domain-containing protein; translation: MSTDPETTETSPSEDTGTDAVEDAEGAGADVASGTEGTAPESTGEDPAAEGTDGTGEAKAEAAAPELSEAAAELLAQQAERERIERRKAEKAGPIAAGTKLTGTAADLLAAVRAVESGEKPVTTPFAKPEPAAPRRSAAPETVRQPQPVPTEPGAPATETVESVRRVLAEGGAPETLAAQVAAALGEGGDDQLREDPWQLLRVPGVRPEQADGFARALLGAECAPDDERRGRAVIGWLLEQAALAGHTALEAAALTAAMAKQGVPDPDAATQSAIAEGEVLVFQDALDEPAVPVQRTDDASDEEAEERPVRVLIGLERYALAEESLADGLAKLINSVPKEDGSAADWEQAGAAKGSTGELIRAVAGHGLVLHTGGEASLEEPAALLRAAAGFGLRVWAAAHSPVGRDRFAALLTRSAESEGPASAESEGAVSTDGPRAATVAGLLSGAEGPGRDADGALDLDLLVVLDAPQLDVETAALVSESLPDGARLVLAGDPGVLWSAGPGRVFADLLASKACPQVVSRRPDLGPVGELVSGIGIGELNQVEAPGKEVVIVPVRDAGEAVHRTVQLVADSVPRVIGVPSEQTVVITPGHGGAAGTRALNVALKERLNPGPGRFGGFDPGDRIAYSPAPGRTVPGRVVNADAEGLHLACAGGPVVVPKERVEQSVRHGWALTAHQAVGVRWPAVVVVLPGDAAQALSRPWVYTAFSRADRHLSVVHGVDQALPRAVAEVPAKPRTTRLPVLLRPQVPAGV
- a CDS encoding DUF5703 family protein, which translates into the protein MPEYEFVDVYVPRGVSRKDATRLLTDHAEYGHWELDRLSLLRDGSRRVRLRRRIIRQVRATW